One Nicotiana sylvestris chromosome 12, ASM39365v2, whole genome shotgun sequence genomic window carries:
- the LOC104243765 gene encoding uncharacterized protein: MLTSSLRPPFLPLPHSHLAFSPLNFNKVVHFNNPNYPFSSSISSSKRFASTNASSHGQQTWPDGDAESNDNLRNEDEYAIQMFGSDDELSSQIPTQAQSVVEGSGSVLVTEYKPVPDVDYLQELLAIQQQGPRNIGFFGTRNMGFMHQELIEILSYALVITKNHIFTSGAAGTNAAVIRGALRAEKPELLTVILPQSLKKQPPESQELLSKVKHVIEKPHNDHLSLLEASRLCNMDIISQVQQVICFAFHDSRLLMETCQEAKNLRKIVTLFYLD; this comes from the exons ATGCTAACTTCTTCATTGAGGCCCCCTTTTTTGCCTCTTCCTCACTCCCATCTTGCATTTTCCCCTTTGAATTTCAATAAAGTTGTTCACTTTAACAACCCCAATTATCCCTTTAGTTCTTCTATTTCCTCTTCCAAAAGATTTGCTTCAACAAACGCATCTTCTCATGGACAGCAGACG TGGCCAGATGGAGATGCTGAAAGCAACGATAATTTGAGGAATGAAGATGAATATGCAATTCAGATGTTTGGTTCTGATGACGAACTCAGCTCTCAGATTCCAACTCAAGCTCAGTCTGTTGTTGAAGGATCAGGATCAGTTTTGGTAACAGAGTATAAGCCAGTTCCAGATGTGGACTATCTGCAG GAGTTGTTAGCAATTCAACAACAAGGTCCAAGAAATATTGGCTTTTTTGGGACACGAAATATGGGATTTATGCATCAAGAACTTATTGAGATTTTAAGCTATGCCTTGGTCATTACG aAAAATCACATCTTTACTTCTGGAGCAGCAGGCACCAACGCTGCTGTCATTAGAGGTGCTCTTCGTGCTGAGAAACCAGAGCTGCTAACTGTGATATTGCCGCAAAGCTTGAAAAAACAACCTCCGGAAAGTCAGGAGCTATTGTCTAAA GTGAAACATGTGATAGAGAAACCTCACAATGACCATCTCTCACTGCTAGAAGCTAGCAG GTTGTGTAACATGGACATCATTTCCCAAGTGCAACAAGTTATTTGCTTTGCCTTTCATGATAGCAGATTGCTTATGGAAACATGTCAAGAAGCCAAGAATCTTAGGAAGATTGTCACTCTCTTTTACTTGGACTAA